In one Methylobacterium sp. SyP6R genomic region, the following are encoded:
- a CDS encoding ABC transporter substrate-binding protein: MDRRTFLKGSAAIGAAGMAPQFAAPALAQPAKVLRFVPQANLANFDPIWGTQYVVRNAAALVWDMLYGVDAQLKPQRQMVESEEVSADGLTWTFRLRPGLKFHDGEPVLSKDVVASLTRWSARDPMGIMIRAIQAELVPVDDRTFRWQLKKPFPKLLLALGKNNAPCAFIMPERIAKTDPFTQITEYVGSGPMKFAKAEWVPGARAVFEKFSDYKPRDEPSSWLAGGKRMLLDRVEWIIMPDPATASAALQNGEVDWWENPIPDLVPLLRKNANINVDIADPLGNIGAFRMNHLHPPFDNPKIRQAVLMGMNQEDYMRSLIGDDDKLWKPLPGFFTPGTPLYSEAGGQKIGKGDIAAAKKLLAEAGYKGEPVVCVVAQDQSITKNMGDVTADLLKQMGMKVDFVATDWGTVGTRRASKAPPSQGGWNMFHTWHAGADCINPAVYPAIRANGDKAWFGWPDLPPVEAGITEWFDAADPAAEKAAIDKVNAAAVDGVVYAPTGYFLGYQAWRKTVTGVGKGPLPFTWGVSKA, from the coding sequence ATGGACCGCAGGACGTTTCTGAAAGGCTCGGCCGCCATCGGCGCCGCCGGCATGGCGCCCCAGTTCGCCGCCCCGGCGCTGGCGCAACCGGCCAAGGTTCTGCGGTTCGTGCCGCAGGCGAACCTGGCGAATTTCGATCCGATCTGGGGGACGCAATACGTCGTCCGCAACGCCGCCGCCCTCGTCTGGGACATGCTCTACGGCGTCGACGCGCAGCTGAAGCCCCAGCGCCAGATGGTCGAATCGGAGGAGGTCTCGGCCGACGGCCTGACCTGGACTTTCCGCCTGCGGCCCGGCCTCAAGTTCCACGACGGCGAGCCGGTCCTGTCGAAGGACGTGGTGGCGAGCCTGACCCGCTGGTCGGCCCGCGACCCGATGGGCATCATGATCCGGGCGATCCAGGCCGAGCTGGTCCCGGTCGACGACCGCACCTTCCGCTGGCAGCTCAAGAAACCGTTCCCGAAGCTCCTGCTGGCGCTCGGCAAGAACAACGCTCCTTGCGCCTTCATCATGCCGGAGCGGATCGCCAAGACCGATCCCTTCACCCAGATCACCGAGTATGTCGGCTCCGGTCCTATGAAGTTCGCCAAGGCCGAATGGGTGCCCGGCGCCCGCGCGGTCTTCGAGAAATTTTCGGACTACAAGCCGCGCGACGAGCCGTCCTCGTGGCTCGCCGGCGGCAAGCGCATGCTGCTCGACCGGGTCGAGTGGATCATCATGCCCGATCCGGCCACCGCCTCGGCGGCGCTGCAGAACGGCGAGGTCGATTGGTGGGAGAACCCGATTCCCGACCTCGTCCCCCTCCTGCGCAAGAACGCCAACATCAACGTCGACATCGCCGATCCGCTGGGCAATATCGGCGCGTTCCGGATGAACCACCTCCATCCGCCCTTCGACAACCCCAAGATCCGCCAGGCCGTGCTCATGGGCATGAACCAGGAGGATTACATGCGGTCGCTGATCGGCGACGACGACAAGCTGTGGAAGCCGCTGCCGGGCTTCTTCACCCCGGGCACGCCGCTCTACAGCGAAGCGGGTGGTCAAAAAATCGGCAAGGGCGACATCGCGGCGGCCAAGAAGCTGCTGGCGGAGGCCGGCTACAAGGGCGAGCCGGTGGTCTGCGTGGTGGCGCAGGACCAGTCGATCACCAAGAACATGGGCGACGTCACCGCCGACCTCCTCAAGCAGATGGGCATGAAGGTCGATTTCGTCGCCACCGACTGGGGCACGGTGGGCACGCGGCGCGCCTCGAAGGCGCCGCCGTCGCAGGGCGGCTGGAACATGTTCCACACCTGGCATGCCGGCGCCGACTGCATCAACCCGGCGGTCTATCCGGCGATCCGGGCCAATGGCGACAAGGCCTGGTTCGGCTGGCCCGACCTGCCGCCGGTCGAGGCCGGCATCACCGAGTGGTTCGATGCCGCCGATCCGGCCGCCGAGAAGGCGGCGATCGACAAGGTGAACGCGGCGGCGGTGGACGGCGTCGTCTACGCGCCGACCGGCTACTTCCTCGGCTACCAGGCCTGGCGCAAGACCGTGACCGGCGTGGGCAAGGGGCCGCTGCCCTTCACCTGGGGCGTGTCCAAGGCCTGA
- a CDS encoding ABC transporter permease, protein MFGFLVKRVLAVIPVMAVVGLFVFSLLFLAPGDPVALIAGDQASPADIERIRASLGLDRPFLVRFGEWAWRILHGDLGTSIFTNLPVTTMIGQRVQPTVSLMLVTLIFAVLVAVPLGVLAAWKAGRLVDRLVMGGAVLGFSVPVFVVGYLLAYVFALELGWLPAQGYTPIEQGIGPWFASLILPALTLGLVYIALIARVTRATMLDVLQQDYVRTARAKGVAQGQVLFVHALKNAAVPIVTVIGIGIALLIGGAVVTETVFAIPGLGRLTVDAILRRDYPVIQGVVLLFSFTYVLVNLAIDVLYTLIDPRIRY, encoded by the coding sequence GTGTTCGGCTTCCTCGTCAAGCGCGTCCTCGCCGTCATCCCGGTGATGGCGGTCGTCGGGCTGTTCGTCTTCAGCCTGCTGTTCCTCGCCCCCGGCGACCCGGTGGCGCTCATTGCCGGCGACCAGGCCTCGCCGGCCGATATCGAGCGCATCCGCGCCTCGCTCGGCCTCGACCGGCCGTTCCTGGTCCGCTTCGGCGAGTGGGCCTGGCGCATCCTGCACGGTGATCTCGGCACCTCGATCTTCACCAACCTGCCGGTCACCACCATGATCGGCCAACGGGTGCAGCCGACCGTGTCGCTGATGCTGGTGACGCTGATCTTCGCGGTGCTGGTCGCGGTGCCGCTCGGCGTCCTGGCGGCCTGGAAGGCGGGGCGGCTCGTCGATCGCCTCGTGATGGGCGGGGCGGTGCTCGGCTTCTCGGTGCCGGTCTTCGTCGTCGGCTACCTGCTGGCCTACGTGTTCGCCCTCGAACTCGGCTGGCTGCCGGCGCAGGGCTACACGCCGATCGAGCAGGGGATCGGCCCGTGGTTCGCGAGCCTGATCCTGCCGGCGCTGACGCTGGGCCTCGTCTACATCGCGCTGATCGCCCGGGTCACCCGGGCGACGATGCTCGACGTGCTCCAGCAGGATTACGTCCGCACGGCGCGGGCCAAGGGCGTGGCGCAAGGGCAGGTGCTGTTCGTCCACGCGCTGAAGAACGCCGCGGTGCCGATCGTCACGGTGATCGGCATCGGCATCGCGCTGCTCATCGGCGGCGCCGTCGTCACCGAGACGGTGTTCGCGATTCCCGGCCTCGGCCGGCTCACCGTCGATGCGATCCTGCGGCGCGACTATCCGGTGATCCAGGGCGTCGTGCTGCTGTTCAGCTTCACCTACGTGCTGGTGAACCTCGCGATCGACGTCCTCTACACCCTCATCGACCCGAGGATCCGCTATTGA
- a CDS encoding ABC transporter permease, with protein MSAAQPLQGEAPPGLAVAAPLPDLYPPRKAYGRIRRTWRRHPTIVIGGVILVTVALMAVLAPYLGTVDPTAIAPSRRTRVPSAQHWFGTDMLGRDLYSRVIYGARVSLLVGFAVALFASLAGLVVGLVSGMVRWADGIIMRVVDGLMSIPPILLAIALMALTRGSVGNVILAITVAEIPRVARLVRGVVLSLREQPYVEAAVTTGTRMPMIIWRHILPNTLAPMTVQATYICASAMIAESILSFIGAGVPPATPSWGNIMAEGRALWQVKFYIILFPAIFLSLTVLAVNLVGDGLRDALDPRMAKDV; from the coding sequence TTGAGCGCCGCCCAACCCTTGCAGGGCGAAGCGCCCCCCGGCCTCGCGGTCGCCGCGCCGCTGCCCGATCTCTACCCGCCGCGCAAGGCCTATGGCCGGATCCGCCGGACCTGGCGCCGCCACCCGACCATCGTGATCGGCGGCGTGATCCTGGTGACCGTCGCCCTGATGGCGGTGCTCGCGCCGTATCTCGGCACCGTCGACCCGACGGCGATCGCGCCGTCGCGGCGCACGCGGGTGCCCTCCGCCCAACACTGGTTCGGCACCGACATGCTCGGGCGCGACCTCTATTCCCGGGTGATCTACGGCGCCCGGGTGTCGCTCCTCGTCGGCTTCGCGGTCGCTCTCTTCGCCTCCCTCGCCGGGCTCGTCGTCGGCCTCGTCTCCGGCATGGTGCGCTGGGCCGACGGGATCATCATGCGGGTCGTCGACGGGCTGATGTCGATCCCGCCGATCCTGCTGGCCATCGCGCTCATGGCGCTGACAAGAGGTTCGGTCGGGAACGTGATCCTGGCGATCACCGTGGCGGAGATTCCCCGCGTGGCGCGGCTGGTGCGCGGCGTGGTGCTGTCGTTGCGCGAGCAACCCTATGTCGAGGCGGCGGTGACCACCGGTACCCGGATGCCGATGATCATCTGGCGCCACATCCTGCCCAATACGCTGGCACCGATGACCGTGCAGGCGACCTATATCTGCGCCTCGGCCATGATCGCCGAATCGATCCTGTCGTTCATCGGCGCCGGCGTGCCGCCCGCGACGCCGTCCTGGGGCAACATCATGGCCGAGGGCCGGGCGCTCTGGCAGGTGAAGTTCTACATCATCCTGTTCCCGGCGATCTTCCTGTCGCTCACCGTGCTCGCCGTGAACCTCGTCGGCGACGGGTTGCGCGATGCCCTCGACCCGCGGATGGCGAAGGATGTGTGA
- a CDS encoding ABC transporter ATP-binding protein, whose product MTLLSVENLQVHFRTPDGVNRAVDGVSFAIRAGETLAIVGESGCGKSVTSMSILRLLPEPPARLAGAIRFEGRDLLGLPEREMRRIRGNAISVIFQEPMTSLNPVLTVGRQIGETLRLHQGLSRKDAEERAVEMLTLVGIPEPRRRVREYPHQLSGGMRQRVMIAIALACSPKLLIADEPTTALDVTIQAQILDLMRDLKRRVGAAIMLITHDLGVVAEVADRVVVMYAGRKVEEAAVRDLFRAPRHPYTRGLMGAVPRLGAAERPGAPQRLAEIPGMVPSLKTRIEGCVFAGRCPSVTDLCRSHAPALEPKAPGHLAACHHAPKDALAA is encoded by the coding sequence ATGACGCTCCTCTCCGTCGAGAACCTCCAGGTCCATTTCCGCACGCCCGACGGGGTCAACCGCGCGGTCGACGGGGTCTCCTTCGCGATTCGAGCCGGCGAGACCCTGGCGATCGTCGGCGAATCCGGCTGCGGCAAGTCGGTGACCTCGATGTCGATCCTGCGGCTCCTGCCCGAGCCGCCGGCGCGGCTCGCCGGCGCGATCCGGTTCGAGGGGCGCGACCTCCTCGGCCTGCCCGAGCGCGAGATGCGCCGCATCCGCGGCAACGCCATCAGCGTGATCTTCCAGGAGCCGATGACCTCGCTCAACCCGGTGCTGACGGTCGGGCGCCAGATCGGCGAGACCCTGCGGCTGCATCAGGGCCTGTCGCGCAAGGACGCCGAGGAGCGGGCGGTGGAGATGCTGACGCTGGTCGGCATCCCCGAGCCGCGGCGGCGCGTCCGGGAATACCCGCACCAGCTCTCCGGCGGCATGCGCCAGCGGGTGATGATCGCCATCGCGCTCGCCTGCTCGCCCAAGCTCCTGATCGCCGACGAGCCGACCACGGCGCTGGACGTGACGATCCAGGCCCAGATCCTCGACCTGATGCGCGACCTCAAGCGCCGGGTCGGGGCCGCCATCATGCTGATCACCCACGATCTCGGCGTGGTGGCGGAGGTCGCCGACCGGGTGGTGGTGATGTATGCCGGCCGCAAGGTCGAGGAGGCCGCGGTCCGCGACCTGTTTCGCGCGCCCCGCCACCCCTACACGCGCGGCCTGATGGGCGCGGTCCCGCGCCTCGGCGCCGCCGAACGGCCGGGTGCGCCCCAGCGGCTGGCCGAGATTCCCGGCATGGTGCCGAGCCTGAAGACCCGGATCGAGGGCTGCGTCTTCGCCGGCCGCTGCCCGTCCGTCACCGATCTCTGCCGCAGCCACGCCCCGGCACTCGAGCCGAAGGCGCCGGGCCATCTCGCCGCCTGCCACCATGCGCCGAAGGACGCGCTCGCCGCGTGA
- a CDS encoding ABC transporter ATP-binding protein translates to MSTPLLAVNDLRKHFLLGGGLLGRQARSLKAVDGVSFTLEKGETLSLVGESGCGKSTVARSLMRLFPPTSGQVVLAGKRIDDLSAGALRPLRRRIQMVFQDPFSSLNPRMRVRDILAEPIRNFGLARNRADLDTRLAALMERVGLPREALTRFPHEFSGGQRQRIGIARALAAEPDLIICDEAVSALDVSVKAQIVNLLQDLQKELDLALLFISHDLAIVEHMTHRVAVMYLGKIVEIGPRREIFLAPKHPYTQALLSAVPVPEPDAGRTRIVLRGDVPSPIDPPSGCRFHTRCPHAFDRCRTEEPRLDPVGGHHFAACHLDRAGLPAQAA, encoded by the coding sequence GTGAGCACCCCGCTCCTCGCCGTCAACGACCTGCGCAAGCACTTCCTCCTCGGCGGCGGCTTGCTGGGCCGCCAGGCCCGCAGCCTCAAGGCGGTGGATGGCGTCTCCTTCACCCTGGAGAAGGGCGAGACCCTGTCCCTCGTCGGCGAATCCGGCTGCGGCAAGTCCACGGTCGCCCGCAGCCTGATGCGGCTGTTCCCGCCGACCTCCGGCCAAGTGGTGCTTGCAGGGAAACGCATCGACGACCTGTCCGCCGGCGCGCTTCGCCCCCTGCGCCGGCGGATCCAGATGGTGTTCCAGGACCCGTTCTCCTCGCTCAATCCGCGGATGCGGGTGCGCGACATCCTGGCCGAGCCGATCCGCAATTTCGGTCTCGCCAGGAACCGCGCCGATCTCGATACGCGGCTCGCCGCCCTGATGGAGCGGGTCGGGCTGCCGCGGGAGGCGCTGACGCGATTCCCGCACGAATTCTCCGGCGGCCAGCGGCAGCGCATCGGCATCGCCCGGGCGCTCGCCGCCGAGCCGGACCTGATCATCTGCGACGAGGCGGTCTCGGCCCTCGACGTCTCGGTCAAGGCGCAGATCGTCAACCTGCTGCAGGATTTGCAGAAGGAACTCGACCTGGCCTTGCTGTTCATCTCGCACGACCTCGCCATCGTCGAGCACATGACGCATCGGGTCGCGGTGATGTATCTCGGCAAGATCGTCGAGATCGGCCCGCGCCGCGAGATCTTCCTGGCGCCGAAACACCCCTACACCCAGGCCCTGCTCTCCGCCGTGCCGGTGCCCGAGCCCGATGCAGGGCGCACCCGCATCGTCCTGCGCGGCGACGTGCCGAGCCCGATCGACCCGCCGAGCGGCTGCCGCTTCCACACCCGCTGCCCGCACGCCTTCGACCGCTGCCGCACCGAGGAGCCGCGGCTCGATCCGGTCGGCGGCCATCATTTCGCCGCCTGCCACCTCGACCGCGCCGGCCTGCCGGCGCAGGCCGCGTGA